Proteins encoded in a region of the Uloborus diversus isolate 005 chromosome 1, Udiv.v.3.1, whole genome shotgun sequence genome:
- the LOC129234641 gene encoding uncharacterized protein LOC129234641, protein MKMNNRSLNVFFYALLISVVIQNSTSYVFQDENQLEEKNEGRSVLYPFRRSISNTIGEISKRYGVPFPRSGEEFLKNEKRQGLITLPRIGRELQLEEELFFGLLPNVHNLILETQEQINNEKHPEESRHVFLPISIGNRDKTYLTKIDFLDTANSANNMTEANEAGNVGGKGIDTRMEDLIPLVRHGQDDYFALVGELRPTGGIMPYPRLGRHIYDNAETLIPYPRTGRSKVEPLLGIYDLAVPEYVLAEPDGPLNALHFESLPFEESKRRVALIPRVGRKKRSISQEQPGIQDIGKITDDGGIDVPVGSNHNIWEALKELDEDTFLREDRQNARSRSGFVPRVGKKKFDSSFGYEIKRKMLFTPRIGRASLIPRIGRNDPRFQVKNRGAFIPRIGRSAGAIVPRIGRSEKSQKKDTD, encoded by the exons GTTACGTGTTTCAAGATGAAAATCAGTTGGAAGAAAAGAATGAAGGACGTTCCGTTCTGTATCCCTTCCGTAGAAGCATTTCAAATACCATAGGAGAAATTTCGAAACGATATGGTGTTCCTTTTCCTCGGAGTGGGGAAGAGTTTTTGAAGAATGAAAAGCGTCAAGGACTAATAACACTTCCACGTATTGGGCGAGAGCTGCAGTTGGAAGAGGAACTTTTCTTTGGATTGCTACCAAACGTACACAATTTGATTCTGGAAACTCAAGAgcaaataaacaatgaaaaacacCCAGAGGAATCCCGGCATGTGTTCCTTCCAATTTCTATAGGAAACAGAGATAAGACTTATTTGACAAAAATTGATTTCTTGGATACAGCAAATAGTGCAAATAATATGACAGAAGCAAATGAAGCTGGCAATGTTGGAGGAAAAG GTATTGACACGAGGATGGAAGATCTCATACCTTTAGTGCGTCATGGACAAGATGATTATTTTGCTCTGGTTGGTGAACTGAGACCGACTGGAGGTATCATGCCTTACCCACGCTTGGGCCGTCACATTTACGATAATGCCGAAACTTTAATCCCATATCCAAGAACAGGAAGAAGTAAAGTAGAACCATTACTTGGTATATATGATCTTGCTGTTCCTGAATACGTCTTGGCAGAACCTGATGGCCCGTTAAATGCGCTCCACTTCGAAAGCTTACCGTTTGAGGAGAGTAAGAGAAGGGTAGCTTTGATACCTCGAGTCGGAAGAAAGAAGAGATCCATATCTCAAGAGCAACCTGGCATCCAAGATATTGGAAAAATAACTGATGATGGAGGAATTGATGTACCTGTAGGTTCGAATCATAATATTTGGGAAGCATTGAAAGAGTTGGATGAAGATACTTTCTTAAGGGAAGACAGACAGAATGCAAGAAGCAGAAGTGGTTTTGTTCCACGAGTAGGGAAGAAAAAATTCGATAGCAGTTTTGGATATGAAATAAAGCGGAAAATGCTCTTCACACCGAGGATCGGTCGGGCATCTCTTATTCCGAGAATTGGTAGAAACGATCCAAGGTTTCAAGTGAAAAATCGTGGTGCTTTCATTCCTCGGATCGGAAGAAGTGCTGGAGCTATCGTTCCTCGAATTGGTCGATCAGAAAAGTCACAAAAGAAGGACACCGATTAG